One segment of Vulpes lagopus strain Blue_001 chromosome 8, ASM1834538v1, whole genome shotgun sequence DNA contains the following:
- the CAPNS2 gene encoding calpain small subunit 2, with translation MFLAKALLEGADRGLGEALGGLLGGGGQRRGGGGGGGGRNIGGIVGGIVNFISEAAAAQYTPEPPPTQQHFTNVEANESEEVRRFRQQFAQLAGPDMEVGATDLMNILNKVLSKHKDLKTDGFSLDTCRSIVSVMDSDTTGKLGFEEFKYLWNNIKKWQCVYKQYDRDRSGSLRSSQLRAALQAAGFQLNEQLYQMIIRRFADEDGSMDFNNFISCLVRLDAMFRVFKSLDRDADGLVQVSIQEWLQLTMYS, from the coding sequence ATGTTTCTTGCAAAGGCTTTATTGGAAGGGGCAGATCGAGGCCTTGGAGAAGCCCTTGGAGgccttcttggaggaggtggtcagagaagaggaggaggaggaggaggaggaggaagaaatattGGAGGGATAGTTGGAGGAATTGTGAATTTCATCAGTGAGGCTGCAGCAGCTCAGTACACCCCGGAACCACCTCCCACTCAGCAGCATTTCACCAATGTGGAGGCCAACGAAAGTGAGGAAGTTCGTCGGTTTCGACAACAGTTTGCACAGCTGGCAGGACCGGACATGGAGGTGGGCGCCACTGACCTGATGAATATTCTCAACAAAGTCCTTTCTAAACACAAGGATCTGAAGACTGATGGCTTTAGTCTTGACACCTGCCGGAGCATTGTGTCTGTAATGGACAGTGACACGACCGGCAAGCTGGGCTTCGAAGAATTTAAGTACCTCTGGAACAACATCAAGAAATGGCAGTGCGTTTATAAGCAGTATGACAGGGACCGCTCTGGGTCCCTAAGAAGTTCTCAGCTGCGCGCGGCTCTGCAGGCAGCCGGGTTCCAGCTGAATGAGCAACTTTACCAAATGATCATCCGCCGATTCGCTGATGAGGATGGAAGCATGGATTTCAACAATTTCATCAGCTGCCTGGTCCGCCTGGATGCCATGTTCCGTGTCTTCAAATCCCTGGATAGAGATGCAGATGGCCTAGTTCAAGTGTCCATCCAAGAATGGCTGCAGCTGACCATGTACTCCTGA